In Desulfurispira natronophila, a single genomic region encodes these proteins:
- a CDS encoding nucleotidyl transferase AbiEii/AbiGii toxin family protein, producing MDFTGGADFSMQQLQSLSAALTEGIHAKYGLQVQVEEPRHEKSNVSTWKVRITTRPAQQHMPAQRIHLDICAVPSYDIRPMVLRNYYGVEMGTSGLILQVQSREEILADKIVALALRPNPMKNRDLWDIGWLIQQGITLPAELLPLKICDHHCEPERFTDLLNQRMDVLKNNPQTRQDFTKEMRRFLPTRVVKQTIAQEDFWQYLVSTITEQGFIALKAFENTPGQSFSM from the coding sequence TTGGATTTTACCGGTGGTGCTGATTTTTCCATGCAGCAGTTGCAAAGCCTCAGCGCGGCTCTGACAGAGGGCATTCACGCAAAATATGGACTGCAGGTGCAGGTGGAGGAACCCAGACACGAGAAGAGCAATGTCTCCACCTGGAAGGTTCGCATTACAACACGGCCAGCCCAGCAGCATATGCCTGCGCAGCGCATTCACCTTGATATTTGTGCTGTGCCAAGCTATGACATACGCCCGATGGTTTTACGGAATTACTATGGTGTGGAGATGGGCACTTCAGGCTTGATTCTTCAAGTTCAGAGCCGGGAAGAGATACTGGCCGACAAAATAGTTGCATTGGCATTACGGCCAAATCCCATGAAAAATCGTGACCTGTGGGATATTGGCTGGTTGATACAGCAGGGAATAACGCTCCCAGCCGAGCTCCTGCCCCTGAAAATTTGCGACCACCACTGTGAACCGGAGCGCTTTACTGACTTACTGAATCAGCGCATGGATGTCCTAAAAAATAATCCGCAAACTCGGCAAGACTTCACAAAGGAAATGAGACGGTTTTTACCAACCAGGGTAGTCAAACAGACCATCGCACAGGAGGATTTCTGGCAATATCTGGTCAGTACCATTACCGAACAGGGCTTCATTGCTCTCAAAGCATTTGAAAACACGCCGGGCCAGTCTTTTTCTATGTAA